From the Malassezia vespertilionis chromosome 5, complete sequence genome, the window ACAAGCTATCAGCTCGCTAACAAGTACCTGCTTACGATAAAGGCGCATAATATTTCGCTTAATTGACGCTAATCTAATGGCTTCGTACTCCTAAGCAAGGGACATCAAGTGTTTGCAAACGTGCACAAAGTGTTTGCACACGTGTCGCCTTCGAGACTGCGTCAGATAGGAAGGCACAAGTCCATGGCGCAATAATAGCAATTGGCTAATATAGAAGTCGGATTATGAAAGTTTACATATTGGAGCCCTCAATGCGGAATTCTTGTGCGTACGCAAAATACCGCTGCATCAGGTTGAGCATTGCCGGGGAAGGGTTCATGGAGATCAGCGTATTAGATACTTTCCCTAAGCCTTCTTCTCGTATGATTTGAAATATATGCTTTGCAATGGTTCCCGGGAATATACAATCGGCGTACCACCGGTAGTTATATGCAGTGAGATACATGGCCATGGAGAGACTCTGCTCGATGTTCCCAACTTCAGTGCAATGCTCCAGAAGACGTTGATACGCTCTCGGGCTGAATTTTTGGGTAACGCATTGCAAAAATGCATCACACGCTTCATCGACATGGTGCAAACGCAGGGATAGCTCGCCAAGGATCTCCCAGTCCGTGGCGGACTTATGGATCGGTATCGATTGCGAGCGGTAATGCGCAAgttccgcgcgccaaatTGTGTATACGCGCAAGTCTTCATAGAGCACCATGAACAAGTTGTCGAGCCATCGTTCGCACAGTCGCTTTTGAGTGAAAGACAGCCAGTGGTCGGATGTCTTGTTCTTTCCATCCTTCTTACCAATTGGATCAAGGGAAAGCTCTCCGTTTTCCCGGCTGCTTGCCGCTTGCTGTGGTTCCGAAGGTGCGGCGAATTGGTTGTTTTCTTTTTCCGTAGTCTGAGTGCGGTATTCTTCCTCCATCACAAATACCTCTGATCTGCATTTGAGCAGTACGTCCCAACCAATCTTGCTCGCTAGTTTGGTAAGAATTCCATACGCATTTGCAAATGttccgcgcagcgcaggtgCAGGAAGACGCAACAGCGCAGGATCCACTTTGTTATCATTCGCACTTTCCTCGTTTAATAGCttgctctgcgccgcaagttTCCGGATAGGGAAGTGTGTCCGCGCAGCCTGCGGCAATCGGTGCAAATCGCGATCGTTGTACGTGAACATGGGACAAGAATTCAAAGTGaacagcgctgcagcccaTTCTCCAGCGTCCACATAGTAGTCGGCCAACCTAGCCCAAGTTACATACTCGCTTGGGGCGCAGTCCACAGCCTGTTTTGCCAGCTTAATTGCCCATTCCAGCTGACCCTTGCTCCGTAAAAAGTCAGCTTGGACATGCAGCAGTACATAATTGTGTGGATTCTCCTGGAGAGCACGGTGCATGATCTGCACGGCTTTAACCTCTTGGTTCATGCCAAGGTAAGCTTTTGAGACCAGTGCAGAAACGTCCGGCTCACGCGCCCAGAGCTTCTCGAACAGATTGACCGCCTGTTCGTACCGCCCAGAATCGCCAAAGTATTTCAAGATTCCAGCTGAAAGATGGTTGTGCACGACGGTGGCGACTTGAATCTCCGGGTCGCTTCCCAGTTGCCATCCCTTAAAGAACAAATTTTCAGCAGCAAGCAGGAAACGGACTTCGTCCTCCATCGTTGGGACCGGGTCCAATTTTCTGTATCCTGCGAGCTTGTAATTTGCATCGTCCGAGTACATGATTGCACGTAAGACAGCGGATAGATATGTTTCTTGCCACATCTCTGGATTCGTCGCAAAGCGTTCGCCCCGAGGATTAACCATATACGTCTGCACACTGCCGGGAATATACACTTCCACGCGCAAATCCATGCGCGAAAAAGCATTGAAGCAGCAGTACATCCCACTTTTTATTTTGTATTGTCCTTTTCCACTAAACCATGCCGGATTCTGCTCCAACTCATACGAAAGACTCGTAATGTACGTCGCCAGTGTGGCGGACGAGGATGCATCCACACCCGAGACAGTATGGTATGAACCTATTTCTTTCCGCCCGCTCGCCTTGATGACATGACAGAGATCCGGAGGTCCCAGCTCGCAAAACGAAGAAAGCAAATCCGTACGGCTCTGCACGCTCTCGCTTATCTCTGTTTCAAAAAACTCTGGCAGCGTTGCGAAAGTATCCATGCCTGGCCATGCAGTCACGGACGGCCAACAATGCACGCCGCTATCTAACTTAAACACGTGGGTCCACGTGCCGGGACTGTAGCCGGTCCGGCGCGTTCCCCGCTTGAGACACTGATTTCTGTTTGGAATAATACCATGGCAGACGATGCTGCATCAGAGGGAGTCCCCCTCCAAAAGGAACCTACCGGCTTTGCTTCAGCGGCCAAATCATTTGTTTCCGGTGGTTTTGGTGGTGTGTGCGCCATTCTTGTCGGTCATCCTTTCGACCTAATCAAAACGCGTCTCCAGACTGCCCCGCCGGGCACATACACCAACGCAATGGATGTTGTGAAAAAGACAATCGCTGCCGATGGCGCTAGGGGTCTTTACCGTGGTATGGGACCACCTTTGATTGGTGTCACGCCCATCTTTGCACTCTCGTTTTTGTCCTACGACATGGGTAAGCAGCTGGTCTTCGCCGCTACGCCCAACCGCAAGAGCAAAGAGCTTtcgctcggcgagcttgcgTTTGCCGGTTTCTTCAGTGCCATCCCCACCGTGCTTGTCGCTGGCCCCGCCGAACGTGTCAAGGTTCTACTGCAGCTCCAGGGCCAAAGCAGTAGCGGCCCCGCGTACAACGGTCCCCTCGACGTTGTCCGCCAGCTTTACAAGGAGGGCGGTCTGCGCTCCATTTTCAAGGGCACTGGTgcgacgctcgcgcgtGATGGTCCCGGAAGTGCTGCGTACTTTGTGGCCTACGAGGCtgccaaacgcgcgctcACGCCCAAGAACTCGGACCCTAGCAACCTGAACATTGGTACGACCATTACCGCCGGAGGTCTTGCGGGTATGGCCATGTGGAGTATTGCAATTCCTCCGGACGTGATCAAGTCGCGCTTCCAGGGTGCTCCCGAAGGTACCTACAAGAGCTTCCTTGactgtgcgcgccgcacagtTGGTGCCGACGGCATCGGCGCCCTTTTCAAGGGCTTTGGCCCTGCGATGGCGCGTGCCTTCCCTGCAAATGCCGCAGTGTTCGTCGGTGTGGAGATGTCCTTCAAAATGATGGACCGTTTCTTTTAATCTTTCTAGTCTAGTCCAAAATTCTAGTTATTCGATACTCGAACAAATTCGTTtagccgcgcgcgcaatgtgtAGTGCTCCGTGCGCGAATGTACACAGCCCACACAGCCACCTTTTGGGCCCGATGACGCCGATTTTGAATTATTGACAAATCGCGTGCGGAAATTTTTGATGCATGACTTTTTTGGTCACGATACATTGGCTAAACATGCTTACCCTGCATGACTGTTACTACTCATTTCAACTGCATTCCCTGGGCTAGGTACTTGTGGCGCAGGGACTGCCAGTTGTTGTTTGTCCAGACTTTCGAAGGAAGTCTTGCTATTGTATACCCCTTTCGCCTGAAGTAAGGTAAGTTGGGAGAAGGAGTACCTATTTTGCGACTGTTCAGAGGCGGGAATAGTGTTGCCCAACCCTGTGCGCTTGGGGACTCTTACGTTGTTTACCCGTGCATTTAAAGTTTGGTGCGATTTTCTTTTTCGCAGACACATTTCTCTGCAAAACCCAACGCAGGAGACACGGCCAAAAGCTTCTCTCCTACGGACAGTTTGATCGCACTCTTAACTTCAGTGTGCTGTGCACGCCGGTTTGATATTCGAGATCGTTACCAATGAGTACCGACACGAAAACAAGGCTGCCCTCAAAGATTTTTTCATCCGAGGCGCTCCTCCCTTCTGTAACGATTTCCGCGGAAAACAAACTGTACTCTAGCCAGACCCACTCTGCAGAGTCAAATCCCGACCCCGGCCATGAGCTTCCTGCGTCTGGGCAGGACTCAGGAAGCATATCGTACTCACAGGAGCGCCGAACGGCAGCTCCACCACGCATAGTAACGGATGTTTCTACCGCGCTACCGACGGAAAAATGGACAGGGGCGCAATTTGGGTCTGTCGCTCCGCGTGCATTCCGACATGCCCAACTTGACTCGGTTGCGAATGTCGGACCCCTTGTCTACTCTACGGCTGGGTATGGATATATACCAATGAACAGAGACACATCTTCTCCTGAAATTGATACAGACATCAGCCGTGCAAGTTCTACCTCGACGAAA encodes:
- the CRC1 gene encoding carnitine transporter (EggNog:ENOG503NTYD; COG:C) gives rise to the protein MADDAASEGVPLQKEPTGFASAAKSFVSGGFGGVCAILVGHPFDLIKTRLQTAPPGTYTNAMDVVKKTIAADGARGLYRGMGPPLIGVTPIFALSFLSYDMGKQLVFAATPNRKSKELSLGELAFAGFFSAIPTVLVAGPAERVKVLLQLQGQSSSGPAYNGPLDVVRQLYKEGGLRSIFKGTGATLARDGPGSAAYFVAYEAAKRALTPKNSDPSNLNIGTTITAGGLAGMAMWSIAIPPDVIKSRFQGAPEGTYKSFLDCARRTVGADGIGALFKGFGPAMARAFPANAAVFVGVEMSFKMMDRFF
- a CDS encoding uncharacterized protein (COG:S; EggNog:ENOG503NWR4), coding for MDLRVEVYIPGSVQTYMVNPRGERFATNPEMWQETYLSAVLRAIMYSDDANYKLAGYRKLDPVPTMEDEVRFLLAAENLFFKGWQLGSDPEIQVATVVHNHLSAGILKYFGDSGRYEQAVNLFEKLWAREPDVSALVSKAYLGMNQEVKAVQIMHRALQENPHNYVLLHVQADFLRSKGQLEWAIKLAKQAVDCAPSEYVTWARLADYYVDAGEWAAALFTLNSCPMFTYNDRDLHRLPQAARTHFPIRKLAAQSKLLNEESANDNKVDPALLRLPAPALRGTFANAYGILTKLASKIGWDVLLKCRSEVFVMEEEYRTQTTEKENNQFAAPSEPQQAASSRENGELSLDPIGKKDGKNKTSDHWLSFTQKRLCERWLDNLFMVLYEDLRVYTIWRAELAHYRSQSIPIHKSATDWEILGELSLRLHHVDEACDAFLQCVTQKFSPRAYQRLLEHCTEVGNIEQSLSMAMYLTAYNYRWYADCIFPGTIAKHIFQIIREEGLGKVSNTLISMNPSPAMLNLMQRYFAYAQEFRIEGSNM